The genomic segment TCCCGCTCGCCGAACTGTGGGCCGCGGCGCGGACGCTGCGCTTGGCGGACGGCCCGGACGAGGTTCATCTGCGATCGCTGGCCCGCCGCGAACTCAAGCGGTACGTGTAGCGACCTCAGGGGCGCGGGGAACTGCGCGCTCAGCCCCCACCGGGGCGCGGTCGCGTCTGCCGCGGCAGGTCCTACGGCGGGTGCGGCCCGGCGGGGCCGCTCGCGCAGTTCCCCGCGCCCCTCAGGGGGCCCGCAGGGCCCTCAGGAGGAGGTCGGCCAAGTGGTCCGCCACCTGTTGAGGGGAGAGCGGGCCCTCCGGGCGGTACCACGTGGACAGGTGGTGGACGGAGCCGAAGTGGTAGTCCACCACCAGGTCCGCGGGGGTGGCCTTGGAGAAGACGCCCGATTCCTGGCCCTCCTCGATCAGGGCCCGGAAACGTTCGTGGTAGCGGCGCCGCTCCGCCCGGACCTGCTTGTTCTTCTCCGGGCCGAGGTGGTGCATGGAGCGGAAGAAGATCGACGCGTCGTCGAGGTTGTCGATCGTGCTGACCACGACGTCCGCCGCCGCGTCGCGGACCCGGTCGGCGACCGGCGCGTCCGCGTCGGCGATGGCGTCGAGCCGCTCCTGCTGGACGCGGAGCAGCCGGGCGTAGACCTCGTGGAGCAGGTCGTCCTTGGAGCCGAAGTAGTGGTAGAGCGCGCCCTTGGTGACCCCGGCCGCCTCCACGATCTCCTGGACCGACGTCCGGTCGTAGCCCTGGTCGGCGAAGAGCCTGGTGGCGGCGGCGAGGAGTCGCTGCGGGACGGGCGTCCCGTCACCGTCCGTCGTTCTGGCCACTGCCGCCACCTGCCTTTCGCGTCACTTGCTGTCGGTCGGGCGGGAACGCAGTTCCCGCCGGAGGATCTTCCCACTTGTCGTCTTCGGCAACTCCTCCAGTACCTCGACCTCGCGCGGATACTTGTACGCGGCGAGCCGTTCCTTGCAGTACGCGGTCAGGTCCTCGGGTCCGGTGTCGCTGCCGGGACGCAGGCTGACGTACGCCTTCACCGTCTCGCCCCGGTAGCTGTCGGGGACACCGACGACGGCCGCCTCGCGGACGGCGGGGTGGGTGTAGAGGACGTCCTCGACCTCGCGGGGCCACACCTTGAAGCCGGACGCGTTGATCATGTCCTTCTTGCGGTCGACGACGTAGAGCCAGCCCGCCGGGTCCATGAACCCGATGTCGCCGGTGCGCAGTTCCCCGTCGGGGAAGGCCTCGGCGGTGGCGTCGGGGCGCTGCCAGTAGCCGGGGACGACCTGGGGGCCGCGGACGACGATCTCGCCGTGCTCCCCGAACGGCACCTCTGCGCCGAGGTCGTCCAGGATGCGTACGACCGTCTCGGGGCCCGGAACGCCGACGGCGAGGGTGCCCGAGACCGGGTCGACGGGGGCCTCCTGGCCGGGCGGCACGGAGGCGCAGGGGGCGGTGCACTCGGTGAGGCCGTACCCGTTGTGGAGGTAGGGGCCGAAGGAGGCGCGGAACTTCTCGACGAGGGCCGGGGGCAGCGGCGCGCCGCCGGAGGAGATCATCGCGAAGGAGTCGAAGTGGGCGCGGGTCACCGAGGGGTGGGCGGCGAGCGCCATGAAGGCGGTCGACGGGCCGACCGTGTAGGCGGGCCGGTGCTCGGTGAATGCGTCGAGGACCACCCCGGCCTCGAAGCGGTAGGCGAGCGCGAGCGTTCCGGCGTTGGCGATGCAGGCGGCGACCTGCGCGACCATGCCGGTGATGTGGAAGAGCGGCGCCATCGCGAAGTAGCAGGCGCCTTCGGGTATGCCGGACCCGGTGCGCTGGCGTTCCGCGTTGTAGGTGATGTTGCCGTGGGTGTTCATGGCGCCCTTGGGGGTGCCGCTGGTGCCCGAGGTGTAGCTGATCAGCGCCACGTCGGAGGGGGCGAGGGCGCGGTCGGCCGGGGCGGGGAGTCCTTGGCGGGCGACGGCGATCAGGTCTTCGGCGTCGTCGGCGACGGGCAGGCGTTCGAAGTCGAGGACCCGGGCGTCGTTCCGGGTCTGCAGGTCGAGCTGGCAGGCGGTGAGGACGACACGGACCGGTGAGTCGGCGGCGGTGTCGCGCAGGTACGTCTCCCAGGCACGGTCGGAGCAGACCAGCGCGGTCACTCCGGCGTCGGCGAGGACGTGCCCGACCTCCGCCGTGCGGTACATGGGGTTGACGGGGACGACGGTGGCGCCCGCCTTCCAGGCGCCGAGGAGCGCGAGCACGAAGTGCGGGGTGTTCTGCAGGAGGATCGCGACGCGGTCGCCGCGGGCGACGCCGCGGGCGGCGAGGTGCCCGGCCACGGAGTCGCTGAGGGCGTCGGTCTCGCGGTAGGTCAGGCGTCCGTCGAAGTAGGCGAGCGCGGTGTGGTCGGGGGCGCGCTCGACGGCGGCGCGGAACGCGTCGGGCACGGAGGGCGCGGGGTGCACGGGCGCGCGCTGGGCGTCGTTGAGCCGGGCCAGCCAGGGCTTGGCGGCGTACGGGGACCCGAGGGGCAGGTGGTCGTTCACCGCTCGTTCTCCTCCCACTTCTGCTGGATGTGGTTCATGCCCTTGAGCCACTTGTCGGGGGTCTCGGCGCGGGCCCGGTAGAACGCGGCCACCTCGGGGTGCGGCAGGATCAGGAAGCGGTCCTCCGCCATGCCGGCGAAGAGCGCGGCGGCGACGTCGTCCGGTTCGATGGCGGTGGGGGTGAGCACGAGGTCGCCCGCGGTGCCGGTGGCGGCGAGCATGTCGGTGCGGACGCCCTGCGGGCAGATCGCGTGGACCTTGATGCCGCGGTGGCGGTACGTGAGGGAGAGCCACTCGGCGAACGCGTACGCGCCGTGCTTGGTGACGCTGTAGGGCGCGGCGCCGATCATCGTGAGCAGGCCGGCCGCGGAGACGGTGGAGACGAAGCGGCCGCTGCCGCGCTCCAGCCAGTCGGGCAGCAGCGCGTGGGCCGCCCGCACGTGCGCCATGACGTTGACGTCCCAGGCGGCGGCCCAGACCTCTTCGGGCGCGGCCTCACTGCCGCCGGAGCCGAGCCCGGCGTTGGCGCAGTACACGTCGACGGTGCCGCCGAGCGCGTCGCGGGCCTCGGGCACGATCGTGGACGCGTCGCCGGGCACGGCGATGCCGCCGATCTCGTCGGCGACGGTCTTCGCCTTGGCGGCGTCGAGGTCGTTGACGACGACGCGCGCCCCTTCGGCGGCGAAGCGGCGGGCGAGCGCGGCCCCGATGCCGCCCCCTCCGCCCGTGACGACGACGCCCTTGTCCAGCAGGGTTTCCACGATCGTTCTCCTTCGCCCGCGGCTCGGCTTCGCTGGCAGACTAACCAGTCGGTATGTCGCGGGGAAAGGGGTGCGGAGGCCCGGGTTCAGGGCCCCCGGGCCCTACGGCCTGCCGACCATGCTCGCGTGCAGGATCCGGGCCAGCTCGCGCGGCTGGGAGAACATCGGCCAGTGCCCGGTGTCCATCTCGACGAGCCGCCAGGGCTCGCTCTTGAGCAGGTCGGCCACGTCGTCGGACGGCTCTTCGCCGTCGAGCAGGCACTTCACGTACGTCGCGGGCAGTTCGGCCAGCGAGCGCTCCAGGACGGCGGGCTCGGTCAGGGTGGCGCCCGGGTGCGGTGTCGCGCCGCTCGCGATTCTGGCGACCTGCTCGCTGTCGAGCCCCTGTCCGTCGAACTCCGCCGCGTGGGGGAGCCACCAGCCGTCGCCGTCGTCGAGGATGCCCTCGAACGCCTGCTGGCCCTGCCACCACAGGGAGGCGAACGACTCGCCGTCGACCGGCACGACGGCGTCCACGAACACGACGCGGGCCAGCCGGTCGCCGATGCGCTCGGCCGCCTGGCCGACGGGGATGCCCGCGTAGCTGTGCCCGACGAGGACGACGTCGCGCAGGTCGAGACGTTCGACCTCGGCGACGATGTCGTCCACGTGGGTCCGCTGCCCGGCGGGGACTTCCTGCTTGTCGGCGAGGCCGGAGAGGGTCAGGGGGTGGGCGCCGTGTCCGGCGGCCCGCAGGTCCCGTGCCACGTCCTCCCATGCCCAGGAGCCGAGCCACGCGCCTGCCACCAGTATGTATTCCGCCATGGCGGAGAACGTACACGCTCGGGGCGAAACGGGGCAGACCCCTCCGGTGGCCGTCGTCGCACACGCGTCCCTGCCGCACATCTGGTCAGGTGCCCCGGGCGGCAGGACCATACCGGCGTGGAGCCCTACTGGGAATTGACCTTCGACGCCGACGGCGACGTCGACACCGCTCAGCGCGCGCAGCTGCTGGCCGGCGCGGAACGTGAACGCGTCACCGATCTGCTGGTCTTCGCGCACGGCTGGAACAACGAGAAGAAGGACGCCCGGAAGCTGTACGGGCGTTTCTTCACCCCCTGCCAGGATCTCGCCGGGACGGGGGTGCGCCTCGGCTACGTGGGAGTGATGTGGCCCGCGATCCGCTTCCCCGACGAGCCCATCCCCGACTTCGACCCGTCGGCCGCGCCCGTCGCCGCCACCCCGCCGGGCGAGCCCGTGCTCGACGCGACCACACGGGAGGTGCTCGACCGCGCCTTCCCCGACCACGCGGCGACCCTCGACCGGATCGCCGAACTGCTCGCCGAACGCTCCGAAGTACCGACCCGCATCTATGAGTTCGGGCGGCACGTGCGTGAGCTGGTGTCCCTGCGCGAGACCCATCCGGCCCGCCACTTCGGGCAGGACACCGGGGCGGGCGAGCCCGCCATGCTCACCGACGACGCGGTCAAGGTCTGCGAGGTGTTCGCCGCCGCGCGCGCCGACACCGGCGAGCCCCTCCTCCTCAGCGACCTGCGCAACCGTCTGTGGGACGGCGCGTACGAACTGCTGCGCCAAGGCACGTACTACGCGATGAAGCGCCGTGCGGGCGCCGTCGGACAGCTGGGGCTCGGGCCCGCGATCGGCCTGCTCGCCGCGGACGTGCCGAGGGTGCGGGTGCACCTCATCGGGCACAGCTTCGGCGGCAGGCTCGTGTCGTACGCGCTGCGCGGCATGCCTGCCGACGTGCGCGCGGTGAAGTCGGTGACCCTCCTTCAAGGCGCCTTCTCGCACTACACGTTCGCGGAACGGCTGCCTCACGACACGTCGCGCGGCGGAGCGCTGCACGGGATGCAGAAGCGCATCGACGGGCCGCTGGTCTCCTGCTACTCGCACCACGACGACGCGCTCGGCCGGCTGTACCCCCTCGCGTCGAAGCTGGCCGGGGACTCCTCCAGCTTCCTCAACCTGTGGGAGCGGTGGGGCGCCGTCGGCTACAACGGCATCCGGTCCGTGACCGGCACCAAACGCATCAAGCTCGGCGAGAAGGTGCCGGTCACGGGCTGTGTGAGCATCGACGCGGCGTCGGTGGTGCGCCGGGGCGGTCCGCCCTCCGGCGCGCACAGCGACGTGTGCCACGAGGAGCTGGCACGCGTCGTGTTCGCGGCGGGGCGGATCGCCCGGTCGTAGGAGCCCGTCCTTGCGGGCGGCCCGGCCTACCGGTGGCGGGGGAACTCGACGACCTGCTGGTACGTCGGGCGGTTCTGCCACTGGATCGGCTTGTGCGTGATGCCGCCGAGCGCCCGGTGGATGACGGAGTCCGCGCACCACTGGTCGCCCGCCTTGCACGCGTCGTCACCGGGGTAGACCTCGGTGGCGGGCTTCGCGGCGGCCTGCCCGAGGGTGGTGAGCAGGGCGTCGCGGCAGGCGTCGAGCTCGCCGCCGCCGCAGTAGGTGTCGGCGAGCTCGCCCTTCACCGGCTGTCCGAGGACCTTGCGCAGATCCTTGTCGGCGTAGCCCCACCAGCCGTACTGGAAGGCCGATCCGGCGTGCGCCCCCGTCGGCCCGTGCCCGGCGGACGGCGCCTCGTCGGTGGCGAGCTGGGAGGTGAGGGCGTCGTAGAGCTCCTTGCCGAGGCCCGGCTTGAACTCGGCCTCGATCAGCCGCGGCCACCAGGCGTCCATGATGCGTACGGCGTCGGGGTGTGCGTACGTCTTGGCGCCCGCCGCCGTCTGGTTGCGCTGGGCGCCGGCCTTGCCCCACGCCTCCAACTGCTCGACGGCTTTGGCCTGTTGCGGGTCGGTGATCGGCTTGCTGCGCAGCACCTTCAGGAGCTCGGGCAGCACCTGTTCGCCGCGCAGGTCGGTGACGGCGGCCTCGGACATGGCCCGGGTGAGCGAGGCGCGGGTGACACCGCCCTGTTCGGTGAGCTTCTTGACGCGTCCGTCGAGCAGATCGCCGCGGTGCACGGCGCTGACACCGAAGCCCGCCGTGCTGAAGTCCTTGGCCTGCTTGTTGTTCCAGGAGATGTAGTAGTCCTGGTTGACGGACTGCGGGTGCTGGGCGGGCGGTGTCTGCGCGGAGGTGTTGTCCGCCGGGTCGAAGTCCCGCCATTCGAGGTCCTGTTGGGCCTTGACGGGCAGGGCCGGGTCGACGCTTTCGGCACGCTCGGGGTTGGCGCCGCTGTTGTAGTACGCGATGTCGCGCGAGTCGACGTAGAACCAGTTGAAGGCGTAGCTGATGTTCTGCGCGGCCTTCTTGAACGTCGCGGAGTCCTTGACGTACGTGGGGTCGTTCAGCATCTGGAAGCCGATGATGGAGTCGGCCTCATGGCGGTAGGTGGAGCGCAGCGAGACGTACGCGACGGGCTTGCCGTCGATGCTCGCGCGGTGCGTCACGATGCCGTACTTCGTGCGGAAGACCTGCATGCGGTAGGAGCCCGCGGCCGTGGAGTCGGCGACGGTCGGCTTCCAGGCGTTCTTGCGCTCCATCTTCTCCATGGGGGTGCAGGTGCCGCGGTACAGGTAACCGGCCGACTGCTTGGTGGGGGCTCCCCCGCCCGGCTCGCACAGCTCCACGGCGTACGTGTCGGTGATGTCCTGTCCCGCGGAGGTGGCCGACCAGGCGTAGTCCTGGCCGCGCCCCAGCTGGACGTACATGCCGACGCCCGCGAAGGAGACGCCGCGCGCGCTGATGCCGGGGCCCTGGAGTTCCTGCTGCATGAGGAGCTGGGGTGCGAAGTAGCCGGTCTGCGGGCCGAAGACGGCGACGGGGTTGCCGCTCGCGGTGTGCTTCCCGGAGACGAGCAGGGCGTTGGACATGCCCTTCTTGTGGCCGTCGGCCCGGAACAGGTCCGGGGGCAGGACGCCCTTGTCGTACATGCCCTGCGCGGGCCTCAGCTTCTTCGGCGCCTTCACGGGGTCCTTGGCGCCGGTCCTGGCGCCGCCCTCGCGGTCGTACACGAGCTGTTCGCGCTCGACCGAGCCCGGGTCGGGCAGGGCGGTGCCACGCGCCTTCTCCGGCTTGCCCGCGTAGGGGAAGCCCGTGCCGTCGTGGATGGTCTGGACGGCCTCGGGGTCGTTGCGGGCGCGGAAGGACTCCCAGACCTTCGTGCCCTTCTCGACGCCGTACTTCTTCTGGGACTCCAGGAGGGAGAGGGCGGACTCGACCTCTCCGCCGCCGCCGTTGCCGAAGAGCCCGCCGACCACCGAGGCCAGCGCGATCATGTCGGTGATCTTGAAGGGTTCTATCTCGCCGACGTTGGTGATCGCGTCTATCTTGCCGGTCAGGACGTACTCGCCGGGGAAGTAGCGGCCGTTCTTCGACTTCGTGCGGTACGCGTTGAGGCCGTCGATGTAGGCCTGCGCGTCCTCCATCGCCTGCTTGCCGCGCTCGCCCTGGGTCGTCCTGATGTACTCGACCTGTTTCTCCAGGTCCTTCTCCGTGTACGGGGCCTGCGGCCAGAACTGCTGCTCCAGGCCCTGGTTGGCGGGGGCGCCGCCCGCGAACGAGGTGAGCTGGCCGCGCCCGATGTGCCGGAACAGGTCGATGAGCCAGAGCCGGTCCTGCCCGGCGGCGAAGCCCGCGCCGAACTCGGTGCCGTAGCGCGTGGTGCCCTTGATGTGCGGGACGCCGTACTTCTTGTCCCGGGTGATCGTCACGTCGTCGCGCGGCTTCGTGACGGAGTCGACCTGGTCGCCGGGCACCCCGAAGGAGGCATCATTGAAGAACTCGGTGAGCTTGTCGTCGGTGAGCGACGGATAGCCGGAGGACAGCGCGTCGTACGGACCCAACTGGTCGTCGGCGTGCTTGGGCTGAGTGCCGAGGACACGGTGGGCGAGGATCTCGGCGAGCGTGGCGTTGCCGCTTGCGCCGGGCGGCAGGACGTCGGCGCACTGGCCCCCGCAGTAGTCGGTGTCCTCGGCGGAGCGCTCCTTCGGGGCCGGCTCCCGGGGGCCGGCGACGGCGCCCGGCAGGGGCGCGAGCAGGGAGGCGCCGAGCGCGAGCGCCGCCCCCGCGGTGAGTGTTCTGAGCCTGACGATGCGTCGTCGCATGGGTGCTCCTCCGGTTGCTGCGGAAGACCGATGCGGCGGAGGCTACTGGCGGGTTGCCCAACGTGAAAGATGAACAAGCGTCGCCTTTTCCGAATCACCACAACGCGCCCCCCATGCGCCTGCATCACCACAGCTCGTGCGGGCAGGCGAAAAACGGTCGCGCGATGAGGGAGCCGAATCGCGTGTCGATACGTCTACTCGGCGACGTCGTGACGAACTCGATGGACTCGACTCGACATCGACGCCGGCGAATGCGGAACACGGGTACCAGTACGGAAGTACGTGTGACGGAGGTGCAGGGCGATGGCCGGATTCCGGAGTCTCGCGAGACAGGTGCGTGATCCGAAGAGCGACCTGGCACTGCGGCGGTACTCGCTGCGCAAGTGCCTGGAGAGGTTCGCCCCCTACGGTCACCGGGCGACCTGGGACCATCTGTGCGCCCGGGCGGGGTTCGGGCCCGAGGACAGGTCGCCCGACCCGGTGCGGCTGGTGGCGGCACTGAACGAACTGGAGGCGGCTCGGGCGGTGTGGCTCGCCTATGAGGCGGACTTCGCCGAACGCCGCCGCAAGGAGAAGCACGACGGGCTCAGGCGCCCCGGCAGCGTCGACGACTGGCACCGCTGCACGTGGGGCGGGTGCGGCGTGGCCTGGTGCGACGACCCCGACATCCACCCGGACGAACCCCTCGCCGAGGTCCTGCGCCGGCTCATCGCGGCGCTGGAGCGGGAGCCGGGCACGAGCTGCCCCGTCTGTGCGGACACCACTCTCACCTGGAAGCACGGCCTGGCGCACGAGCCGTCGTCGGGAGCGGTCTGCACGGGCTGCGGCATCGTCGTGCCCGGCCCGGTCCTCACGGCCGACGCCGTGGACCGGGCGCGCGCGAGGCGGCTGCGTCCCCTGGTGTCGGCGTGAGGAACGGTGCGGTCAGGGCGTGACCACATCCGTGTGGATCGCCAGCTTGAACTGGGCGTGGATCAGCGGCGTGCGGAGCTTCACGTCTCCCACGCCGCGTGCCGAGATCTTCAGGCCCAGCGGTGTGCCCGGGTGCACGAACATCTGCCAGAGGTAGGTCCTGTACTGCCCTCCCCTGGTCGGCGCGGAGTCGGTCGTCGCGGTCGAGTCGTACCCCGTCGAGTGGTTCAGCGGGTCACGGACGTACCGCGAGCGGTACTCGATCGCCTTCGCGTCCGCCTCCCAGAAGACCATCGCGGACAGCAGGCCCCACCCCTCGTGGCTGGGCCATATCAGCCCCGAGCGGGCGTCCGGGTACTCCGAAGGGCTCGTGAGGCCCTTCGCCGGGTCGTGCATGCGCCACGGGTCGTAGGACTCGGCCCCGGCGCTGTACGGGAAGCGCACCAGGTGGTAGCCGTCACTGTCGTACTTGACGGTCTGCTTCCCGTGGCGTGCGGCGTCCCACAGCAATGAGCAAACGACGACGGACATCGACTCTCCCCCGTTCTGTGCCTGTGGCTGTGACTGTGCCTGTGTCTGTGTCTGTGTCTGTGTCGACGGTCTCGCTTCCTACTCCTACTGCTTGCGGGGTTTGCGGTCCACCAGCAGGCGGGAGCCACTGTGCCGCTCGCCGAAGACGTCGTCGGGGTTGGAGAGCACACAGGTGTCCAGGGACAGGCAGCCGCAGCCGATGCAGTCGGTCAGGTGGTCGCGGAGCCTGCCCAGCTGTTTGATGCGCTTGTCCAGCTCCGAGCGCCAGCCCTCGGAGAGCCGGGCCCAGTCCTCGCGGGTGGGCGTGCGCTCCTCGGGGAGCGAGTCGAGGGCCTCGCGAATCGTGGAGAGCGGGATGCCGACGCGCTGGGAGGCGCGGACGAAGGCGACGCGGCGGAGCGTGTCCCGGTGGTAGCGGCGCTGGTTGCCGGAGGTGCGGCGGCTGGTGATGAGGCCCTTGGACTCGTAGAAGTGCAGGGCGGACACGGCGACGCCGCTGCGGTCGGCGAGCTGGCCGACGGTGAGTTCGTGGACGTTCTCCGGTATCTGGGGCACAGCACAAACCTAATGGCTGGTCCGTTGACACGCGTCGACCCACGCACCATGCTGAGCAAGCGCTTAGTCTGCATACGTCTAGGAGGCCAGGGACATGGCGGAGCCGAGGATCTTCACGTCGCCCGAGGAGCTGCGCGCCGGTGTCGGCGAGCAGCTCGGATACAGCGACTGGCTGGAGATCGACCAGAAGCGGATCGACCTCTTCGCGGAGGCGACCGGCGATCACCAGTGGATCCACGTGGACGCCGAGAAGGCGGCGCAGGGCCCCTTCGGGACGACCATCGCGCACGGCTATCTGACGCTGTCGCTGCTGCCGATCCTGGTGCCGCAGACGCTGCGCGTCGAGGGCATGAAGATGGGCCTCAACTACGGCACGGAGAAGGTCCGCTTCCCCTCCCCCGTGCCGGTCGGCTCGCGGCTGCGCGCGACCACCGTGCTCACGGACGTCACGCCGACCAAGGACGGCGGCGTACAGGTGACGGCGAAGGTCACCGTGGAGCGCGAGGGCGGCGACAAGCCGGCGTGCGTGGCGGAGTCGGTGTCGCGCTACTACTTCTGAGGTTCCACCGCTCCTGAAGTTCCGCTACTTCTGGAGGTCGGTGGGCCGTGCGCCCACCATGCGCAGCACGAGGTCGGCGTAGAGCGCGCCGACCTCGTCGGGCGTCCGGTGTCCCGCCGCGTTGAACCAGCGGGCGACGTCGATGCAGAGCGACAGGACGGCGAGCGTGGTGCCCGGCACGTCGGGGACGTCGAACTCCCCCGTCCGCACGCCGTCGTTGATGATGTCGCGCACGGCCGCGTCCGACTTGCGGCGCAGCGCGACGATCTCCGTGCGGTGCTCGTCGCCGAGCGCGTCCAGCTCGTACTGCACGACCCGCGCGGTCGTGTGGTGGGCGGCGTGCCAGCCGACGAAGGAGCGCACGGCCTCCTGGAGCCGTTCGGCGGGGCCGCCGTCGCCGTCCGCAGCGGTCCGCAGGATCGTCAGGGCCTTGTCGTGGCCGATCCGGCTGATGCGGTGGAGCAGCTCTTCCTTCGTCTTGTAGTGGATGTAGAGCGCGGCGGGGCTCATTCCGGCGCGGCCCGCGATGTCCCGGGTCGTCGTCGCGTGGTACCCGCGCTCGGCGAAGGCCTCGACGGCGGCGACCAGCAGCCGCCTGGCCGCGTCGGGGCTGACCTCGCCCCACGGCTGCTCCTCGCCGGGCGTCTCCTCCGCCGTACCCATGTCCACTCCTTCACCGTTCGGGAGGGACACCATACCCCTGACGGTGAGCAAGCGCTTAGCGTGCGGGGCAGGTCAGAAGGCCGAAACCCCCGTCAGCGCGCGCCCGATGACGAGTTTCTGTATCTGGCTGGTGCCTTCGTAGAGGGTCATCACGCGGGCGTCGCGGAGCAGCTTGCCCGCCGGGTACTCGTCGATGTAGCCGTACCCGCCGAAGACCTGGAGCGCGTTGTTCGCGGCGCGCACCGCCGCCTCGGAGGCGAACAGCTTGGCCTTCGAGGACTCCGTGGCGAACGGCTGCCCGCGGTCGATGAGGTCGGCGACCCGCCAGGTCAGGAGGCGCGCGGCGTCCACGTCGACCGCGATGTCGCTGATCAGCTCCTGCACCAGCTGGTGGTGGGCGATGGTCTTGCCGAACTGCTCGCGCTCGCCTGCGTACCGCACCGCCGCGTCCAGGGCGGCCCGCGCGATGCCCACACAGCCCGCCGCCACCGACATGCGGCCCTTCGCGAGGGCCGACATGGCGACGGAGAAGCCCTTGCCCTCGGGCGCCATCATGGCCGACGCGGGCACGCGCACGTCCTCAAGGACGAGTTCGGCGGTGGCCTGACCGCGCAGGCCGAGCTTGCCGTGCAGGGTGCGGCGGGTGAGGCCGGGGGTGTCGGTGGGGACGAGGAAGGCGGAGACGCCCTTGTGGCCGGGCGCGTCGCCGGTGCGGGCGAAGAGGAGCACGACGTCGGCCCAGGTGCCGTTCGTGATGAACATCTTGGTGCCGTTGACGACGTACGCGTCGCCGTCGCGCACCGCCCTGGTGGTGAGGTTGCCCGCGTCGGATCCGGTGCCCGGTTCGGTGAGCCCGAAGCATCCGACGTACTCGCCGGAGGTGAGCCCCGGCAGCCACTGCCGCTTCTGCTCCTCGCTGCCCCAGTGCGCGATGGTCTTGGCGACAAGACCGAGCGAGACGGAGACGATGCCGCGCACGGAGGAGTCCCCGCGTCCGAGTTCCTCGGTCACCAGGCAGTACGCGAGGTGGTCGCCGCCCGAGCCGCCGTACTCCTCGTCGATGGTGAGCCCGAGGAAGCCGACCTCGCCGAGCTTCTTCACGAGGCCGCGGTCGACGCTCTCCGCGCGGTCCCACTCGACGACGTGCGGTGCGATCTCGCGCGCGACGAAGTCCTCGGCCAGCTCCCGGACGGCGGTCTGCTCGTCGCTGAGCTCCAGGTTCATCGGGGGCACCTCTCCGGTCGGGGTCGTGACGGCGGGGCCGTCTCCGCGTGACGTCGAATTTTAAATTAGCACTGCTAGTTTGTTCCGGCAGCCCTACTATGTGCCGCATGGCCCGACCGCGCAAGCCCCTCCTGAGCCGAGAACGCATCGTCGACACGGCGCGCGCACTCGTGGACGCCGAGGGTCTCGCGGCCGTCTCGACGCGCCGCCTCGCCGCCGAACTCGGCGTCAGCGGGCCCTCCCTCTACAACCACTTCCGCACCAAGGACCAGATCCTGGAGGCCGTCGCCGACTCGGTGAGCGCACAGGTCGACCTGTCGATGTTCGAGCCCGACGACGCGCGGGACTGGCGCACGGCCCTGCACGACTGGGCGGTCTCCTACCGGGCCGCCCTCACCCTGCACCCGAACATCGTGCCGGTGCTCGCGC from the Streptomyces venezuelae genome contains:
- a CDS encoding TetR/AcrR family transcriptional regulator — protein: MARTTDGDGTPVPQRLLAAATRLFADQGYDRTSVQEIVEAAGVTKGALYHYFGSKDDLLHEVYARLLRVQQERLDAIADADAPVADRVRDAAADVVVSTIDNLDDASIFFRSMHHLGPEKNKQVRAERRRYHERFRALIEEGQESGVFSKATPADLVVDYHFGSVHHLSTWYRPEGPLSPQQVADHLADLLLRALRAP
- a CDS encoding class I adenylate-forming enzyme family protein translates to MNDHLPLGSPYAAKPWLARLNDAQRAPVHPAPSVPDAFRAAVERAPDHTALAYFDGRLTYRETDALSDSVAGHLAARGVARGDRVAILLQNTPHFVLALLGAWKAGATVVPVNPMYRTAEVGHVLADAGVTALVCSDRAWETYLRDTAADSPVRVVLTACQLDLQTRNDARVLDFERLPVADDAEDLIAVARQGLPAPADRALAPSDVALISYTSGTSGTPKGAMNTHGNITYNAERQRTGSGIPEGACYFAMAPLFHITGMVAQVAACIANAGTLALAYRFEAGVVLDAFTEHRPAYTVGPSTAFMALAAHPSVTRAHFDSFAMISSGGAPLPPALVEKFRASFGPYLHNGYGLTECTAPCASVPPGQEAPVDPVSGTLAVGVPGPETVVRILDDLGAEVPFGEHGEIVVRGPQVVPGYWQRPDATAEAFPDGELRTGDIGFMDPAGWLYVVDRKKDMINASGFKVWPREVEDVLYTHPAVREAAVVGVPDSYRGETVKAYVSLRPGSDTGPEDLTAYCKERLAAYKYPREVEVLEELPKTTSGKILRRELRSRPTDSK
- a CDS encoding SDR family oxidoreductase, with protein sequence MVETLLDKGVVVTGGGGGIGAALARRFAAEGARVVVNDLDAAKAKTVADEIGGIAVPGDASTIVPEARDALGGTVDVYCANAGLGSGGSEAAPEEVWAAAWDVNVMAHVRAAHALLPDWLERGSGRFVSTVSAAGLLTMIGAAPYSVTKHGAYAFAEWLSLTYRHRGIKVHAICPQGVRTDMLAATGTAGDLVLTPTAIEPDDVAAALFAGMAEDRFLILPHPEVAAFYRARAETPDKWLKGMNHIQQKWEENER
- a CDS encoding alpha/beta fold hydrolase, with amino-acid sequence MAEYILVAGAWLGSWAWEDVARDLRAAGHGAHPLTLSGLADKQEVPAGQRTHVDDIVAEVERLDLRDVVLVGHSYAGIPVGQAAERIGDRLARVVFVDAVVPVDGESFASLWWQGQQAFEGILDDGDGWWLPHAAEFDGQGLDSEQVARIASGATPHPGATLTEPAVLERSLAELPATYVKCLLDGEEPSDDVADLLKSEPWRLVEMDTGHWPMFSQPRELARILHASMVGRP
- a CDS encoding serine-threonine protein kinase; the protein is MEPYWELTFDADGDVDTAQRAQLLAGAERERVTDLLVFAHGWNNEKKDARKLYGRFFTPCQDLAGTGVRLGYVGVMWPAIRFPDEPIPDFDPSAAPVAATPPGEPVLDATTREVLDRAFPDHAATLDRIAELLAERSEVPTRIYEFGRHVRELVSLRETHPARHFGQDTGAGEPAMLTDDAVKVCEVFAAARADTGEPLLLSDLRNRLWDGAYELLRQGTYYAMKRRAGAVGQLGLGPAIGLLAADVPRVRVHLIGHSFGGRLVSYALRGMPADVRAVKSVTLLQGAFSHYTFAERLPHDTSRGGALHGMQKRIDGPLVSCYSHHDDALGRLYPLASKLAGDSSSFLNLWERWGAVGYNGIRSVTGTKRIKLGEKVPVTGCVSIDAASVVRRGGPPSGAHSDVCHEELARVVFAAGRIARS